The nucleotide sequence GTAAAATTACTTTTGATGCTGTTTTCAATGCTATTCACGGCACCCCAGGTGAAGACGGTTATTTACAAGCCTATTTCAATTTGATTGGCTTACCGCTCACAGGGTGCAGTATGTATGCTTCGGCTCTTACTTTCAACAAACGTGATATGCTATCGGTACTCAAACCTTTCGGAATTCTTTCAGCCCCTTCTTACTATCTCAACAAAGGTGAAGACTACAACACTGCTGATATTGTGGCCAAAGTAGGCTTGCCTTGCTTTGTGAAGGCTAATAAATCAGGGAGTAGTTTTGGAGTGTATAAAGTATATGAAGAGGCTCAACTGCCTATGTATATAGACAAAGCATTTGAAGTAGACGACGAAATCCTCATCGAAACTTTCTTGAAAGGTACTGAAATCTCTATCGGGGTAATCAACTATCGCGGGAAAATAAAAGTTCTTCCAATGACTGAGATTGTATCCGAGAATGATTTCTTCGATTATGATGCCAAGTATAACGGCAAGTCGCAAGAAATTACCCCTGCGCGCCTTTCTGCCGAAATGACTGCTAAAATCAACGCTTTGGCGGAACGTGTATACCGATTGTTAAAAATGGAAGGTTTCAGCCGAAGTGAGTTTATCATAGTAGGCGATACACCTTATTTGCTTGAAATGAATACCACACCAGGGCTTTCAGAAGCTAGTTTACTGCCTCAACAAGCTAAAGTAGCTGGTATTAGCCTTGAAGAACTATTCGAAAGCGAAATTGAACGAGTATTGAATCACTAACCATTAATCGTTAATCATTGAAAAGAGCTTTATTTCCAGGGTCATTTGACCCCATTACCTTAGGTCATTACGATATTATCAAACGCGCTTTAGACCTATTCGATGAAATTGTGGTTGCCATAGGTGTTAATGGCGACAAGAACTATATGTTTACGGTAGAACAACGCAAAGAGTTTATCGAAAAAGCCTTTGCCGATGAACCCAAAGTAAAAGTTACAACTTACCAAGGACTTACGGTAGACTTCTGCAAAGAAATCGATGCTCAGTTCATCCTCAGAGGTTTGCGCAACCCAGCCGACTTTGAGTTTGAAAAAGCTATTGCGCATACTAACCGCAAATTATCTCAAATAGAAACTGTCTTTTTACTTACGGCAGCGCGTACTTCGTTTATATCATCGTCTATTGTGCGCGATGTTATTCGCAATCACGGTGATTATACCGTATTAGTGCCCGAAAGTGTAAGAGTATAAATTAATAAATAATAAAAAGAACTTAAAAATATGTGTGGAATTGTAGGTTATTTAGGCAAACGCGCCGCCTTTCCCATCGTGATTGATGGTTTAAAACGCTTAGAGTATCGCGGATACGACAGCGCAGGTTTTATCTTAAACGCTGAGAGTTTTTACGGAGAAAAAACCAAGGGCAAAGTATCCGATTTGGTAGCCAAGGCAGGAGAAAATGTTCCTACTTATGGCTGCGGTATGGGGCATACCCGTTGGGCTACCCACGGAGTGCCTAACGACATCAATTCACACCCTCACCGTTCTAACTCTGGCAAAATAGCCATTGTACACAACGGAATTATTGAGAATTACGAGAGTATCAAGCAAAACCTCATCAAAGAGGGATTTGTATTCCATTCAGATACTGACACCGAAGTATTAGTAAACTTCATCGAATACTTCAAAGAAAAAGAAAACGTCAATTTAGAGACTGCCGTGCGCTATGCGCTCAACGAGGTGGTTGGCGCTTTTGCCATTGCTGTAATGGAGGAAAGCAAACCTGAGGAAATAGTAGTAGCCCGCTTGGGTAGTCCATTGGTAATAGGGGTAGGTGATGGAGAGTTCTTCGTCGCTTCCGATGCCTCTCCTTTTATAGAATACACCCAAAATGCTGTGTATTTAGAAGATGGCGAAATGGCTACCATTCACCTCAACAAACCGTTGAAAGTGATTAAAATAGGCAGTAACGAGCAGGTGAGTCCGTTTGTACAACAACTCAAACTCAACCTCGAAGCAATTGAAAAAGGCGGATACGACCATTTTATGCTCAAAGAAATCTACGAGCAGCCTAAGTCTATCCAAGACACGATGCGCGGTCGCCTCTTGCCCAACCATACTACCAAACTATCAGGAATAGATAATCATTTAGAGACCTTCCTCAATGCCAAACGCATCGTTATTGTAGCGTGTGGCACTTCGTGGCACGCAGGCTTGGTAGGTGAATATCTGTTAGAAGAATACGCTCGTATTCCTGTGGAGGTAGAGTACGCCTCAGAGTTCCGCTATCGCAACCCTATTATCAATAAAGGGGATATCGTCATTGCTATTTCGCAATCGGGTGAGACCGCCGATACCTTAGCAGCCCTCAAATTAGCGAAAGAAAAAGGAGCTTTTATCTACGGTATTTGCAATGTGGTAGGTTCATCAATTGCGCGTATCACCCATTCAGGCACTTACACTCACGCAGGTCCTGAAATAGGGGTAGCTTCTACCAAAGCCTTTACCACCCAGCTTACGGTGCTTACCCTTATCGCTTTGCATTTAGGACATAAGAAGGGTACCCTCAGTACGGAAACCTATCACCGTCTTTGCAAGGAATTAGAACGTGTGCCCCAGTTGCTCGAAACCACTATCAAAACAGTCGATCACAAGATAGCCGAAATAGCCGAAAGCTATAAAACAGCTACCAATTGCTTGTATTTAGGTCGTGGTTTTAACTTCCCTACCGCTTTGGAAGGGGCTTTAAAACTCAAAGAAATATCCTATATTCACGCCGAAGGCTATCCAGCTGCCGAGATGAAACACGGACCTATCGCCCTTATCGATGAGAATATGCCGGTGATATTCATCGCACCGTCTAAAGGACATTATGATAAGGTAGTTTCCAATGCACAAGAAATAAAGGCACGCAAAGGTAAAATTATAGCCGTAGTAACCGAAGGCGATACCCAAATGGCGGGCTTAGCAAACCACGTGATTGAAATACCCGAAATCAGTGAGGCGCTTACCCCTATTTTAGCCTCAGTACCTTTGCAGTTGCTGTCCTATTATATCGCTATCAAGCGCGGTTGCAATGTCGATCAACCTCGTAATTTAGCCAAATCAGTAACCGTAGAATAATTTGGTAATTTCCCAATTTCTCAATTAGAAAAAGAGTCAATTTGTATACTTACAAATTGACTCTTTTTTTGTTTGAAGTGAGCTCGATATAACAAAATACTCTTTTTTATTTGCTTTTGTACTATATACCTTGCCAAAGTTTCTGTTCGCTCTTCGTGCTACGCCCCTTACCAAAATAGAAATCCCTTAACTACCTTCTTTTTAGTTCTATCTTAGCTTTAACTTACTTTCTATTTAGGTTCGTCTTTTGTTCGTTGTAGACCCACTGTAGACCCACTGTAGAGCCACTCTTCGTTCATCTTACTGCCGTTATACCTTGCCAAAGTTTCCGTCCCCCGTGTAGCTCGCACCTTGTCTTACTATAACTTTTTTAAAGTTGAAATCATTGATAGTCAATCTCATTTACATCACATTTATAGGGGCGCTTGTAAACGCCCCTATAAAAATAAAACTTTTTGAACAGCTTCTTTTTTGTGTTTTACTATTCAGTAAATTCGATTACGTCAGCTGAAACACTTACTGTATATTGGATTCCTACCCCTATAAAAATCCAATGTGACTCAACGGTTTCATTGATAACCGCTCTTGAAGAGCCTACCAAATTGGCATTTTGAAGCATTTTAGCTCTTGCTTTTTCCACCAAAGCACGTCTCCCACCTCCTATAATCAATAGAAAATATTGATTAGAAGCTTCTCCTTTAACGTGTTCTACTACTTTAAAGTTATTTTTAGCCAGTACCACTTGAGTAGTATGGTTGTTTACATTGTGTGATAACTCTCTTGTTACACCACAACTTGCTAACAGTAGTGCTAAAACACTGAATAATACGATTTTTTTCATTTGTTATTGATTTAATTTTGATGTTACGATATGAGTAAGGGCAACTTTTAGAGCATAAAAAAAGCGTGAATGTTTTGTTCACACTTTAAAAAGGCTCTGGTATGCCCAAAAACAGGTATGTAACAAAAACAGTTCACGCCCTTGTGGGGCGAGAAACTATTTGTTAATTCACCTCTGCTTTTTTATTGAATTTACCAGATTCTTTTTAAAAGGAATATTAACAACTTTCTCTTTAAATCTTATGTGTATTTTTCTATTCTTCTATATCTCAATTGTTTTTATTTGGTGCAAAAGTATGAATTAATTGTAAATTACAAATGATAAAAGACAATTTTTTTCCAGAAAAATAAAGTTTTTTCCTTTTTTCGTCATTCGTATTTCGTATTTCGTAATTATTTATTACTTTTGCCCTCTGTAACAAAAATTTAAACCAATGAATACCGTAAATCGTTTATTCGATATACCTTATTATCAACAATCTAAACACCCTTTAGAGGTCGCTTTTGCTACCAAATACAACGGTGAGTGGGCAAAAACCTCTACCGCTGAATATATCCAAAAAGCGAATACCGTAAGCCGAGGCTTATTGCGCTTAGGCATTGAAAAAAATGATAAAATAGCGGTCATTTCAAGTACTAATCGCACCGAATGGCACGTGCTCGACATCGGGATTTTACAAGTAGGCGCACAGAATGTACCTATCTATCCCACTATCAACTTAGAGGATTTCGAGTATATCCTCAACCATTCGGAATGTAAATACTGTGTTGTTTCCGATAAAGAACTATGGGAGAAAATCTCTTCTATCCAAGATAAATTGCCTCATCTAAAAACTATTTTTACCTTCAACGATGTACCTTATGCCCACCATTGGCAAGAAATCCTCGATTTAGGCGCCGATGAGGGCAATCAAGCAGAAGTGGAAGCACGCAAAGATAGCATACAAAAAGATGATTTAGCTACTATCATCTACACTTCGGGCACTACCAGTCGCCCAAAAGGGGTAATGCTCTCCCACTGGAATATCATCTCTAACATACTGAACTGCCAAGACCGTTTGCCTATTACCGAAGGCTCTACAGCACTCAGCTTTTTGCCTGTGTGCCACGTGTTTGAGCGTATGCTCACCTATTTGTATCAGTACGATTGTCTAAGCATTTATTTTGCTGAATCTCTCGATAAAATCAGTGATAACTTACGCGAAGTAAAACCGCATATCATTACAGTAGTACCCCGACTCATAGAGAAGATTTACGACAAAATCTTCGCAAAAGGGGCAGAACTTAAAGGCATTAAGCGCAAACTCTTCTTTTGGGCACTCAATTTGGGCTTTCAGTACGAACCTTATGGTGCTAATGGGGCTTGGTATCAGTTCAAACTGAAAATTGCACGCAAACTCATTTTTAGTAAATGGCGTGAAGCCTTAGGAGGACGCATACAGATGATTGTCTCAGGTAGTGCTGCCCTCTCACCGCGTTTGGCTAAGGTGTTCTCTGCCGCAGGGCTCAAAATAATGGAAGGTTATGGTCTTACCGAAACTGCTCCCGTTATTGCAGTAAACCGCGAATCGGGTAGATTTTGGAAAATAGGTACCGTAGGGAAACCTATTGTCAATATAGAAGTGAAAATTGCCGAAGACGGTGAAATACTTGTGAAAGGCGAGAATGTAATGTTGGGCTACTATAAAGACCCCGAGCAAACAGATCAAAACATCACCGATGGTTTCTTCCACACAGGTGATATAGGCGAACTCGATGCTGATGGCTTCCTTAAAATCACCGACCGCAAGAAGGAAATCTTTAAAACTTCAGGCGGTAAATATGTATCACCTCAGCTGATAGAAAACCAACTAAAACTCTCTCGTTTTATTGAGAATGCGATGGTAGTAGGCGAAGGTGAAAAGATGCCAGCGGCTATTATTCAGCTCAATTTCCCGTTTGTAAAAGAGTGGGCACGCCGTCATAAAGTGAAATTAGGAAAGACCAACGAAGAGATTATACAAAACCAAGCCGTTCACGATCGTATTGCCAAAGAGGTAGAAAAGGTAAACAATCATTTAGGCAAGTGGGAACAAGTAAAACTTTTTGATTTCACCCCCGATGAATGGACGATAGACGGCGGTCATCTCACTCCTACTCTCAAACTCAAACGACGTGTGATTAAAGAAAAATATATAGATATTTACAATAAGTTCTACAATAAGTGAGAGAAATAACCGATATTACTACTTTTTCTACCCAGCAACCTACGGTGCTCACCATAGGCACGTTCGATGGTGTGCATTTGGGGCATCAGAAAATCATTGAAAGGGTAGTAGCAACAGCTCGCCAAGAAGGACTTTTAGCAACAATATTCACTTTCTTTCCGCATCCGCGAATGGTAGTGCAACACGACAAAAGTTTGAAACTCATCCACACTTTGGAAGAGAAAAAGCAACTACTCCAGCGATTAGGCGTCGATTTGCTCGTGGTGCAACCTTTTAATGAGGCTTTTGCCCAACTTACTGCTGAGGAGTTCGTAAGTACTATTTTGGTACAGCACCTCAACGTGAAAAAGGTGATTATTGGTTACGACCATCGTTTCGGGCGCAATCGTACCGCAAATATCAGCGATATGCGTTTATTTGGCGAAAAGTATGGCTTTGCTGTAGAAGAAATATCGGTGCAAGAAGTAGATGAAGTATCGGTGAGTTCCACCAAAATCAGAGAAGCGTTGAATAAAGGCGACGTTATCACTGCTGAGCATTACCTCGGAACTCCTTATAGCCTTACAGGCACTGTGGTACACGGACTCAAATTGGGGCGTACCTTAGGCTACCCTACTGCTAATATACAAGTAACCGAAGACTACAAACTCATTCCCAAAGATGGCGTATATGCTGTGTATAGTTACATTGACGAACGAAAAGTGTATGGAATGATGAGCATTGGCAAGAACCCTACTATCGAAGGTAAAGGAGCGTCTATTGAGGTCTATTTCTTTGACTTCAACGGCGACCTTTACGACCGTGAACTCACAATATATTTTGTAAAATACCTACGTGAAGAACGAAAGTTCTCTTCGGTAGCACTTCTTAAAAAACAATTACAAGATGACGAAACAACAGCGAGAAAAGCAATTGCGTTATGACAAAGCTTATATGTGTATGGCGATGGAATGGGCAAAATTGTCTTATTCACAGCGCAAGCAAGTAGGAGCTATAATAGTAAAA is from Capnocytophaga ochracea DSM 7271 and encodes:
- a CDS encoding D-alanine--D-alanine ligase, translating into MKKNIAIIMGGYSNEAPVSLKSAAVVAKNLNQDKYVPYPVRIDRDKWVYVDTQNNEHPIDKNDFSVTVNGRKITFDAVFNAIHGTPGEDGYLQAYFNLIGLPLTGCSMYASALTFNKRDMLSVLKPFGILSAPSYYLNKGEDYNTADIVAKVGLPCFVKANKSGSSFGVYKVYEEAQLPMYIDKAFEVDDEILIETFLKGTEISIGVINYRGKIKVLPMTEIVSENDFFDYDAKYNGKSQEITPARLSAEMTAKINALAERVYRLLKMEGFSRSEFIIVGDTPYLLEMNTTPGLSEASLLPQQAKVAGISLEELFESEIERVLNH
- the coaD gene encoding pantetheine-phosphate adenylyltransferase; amino-acid sequence: MKRALFPGSFDPITLGHYDIIKRALDLFDEIVVAIGVNGDKNYMFTVEQRKEFIEKAFADEPKVKVTTYQGLTVDFCKEIDAQFILRGLRNPADFEFEKAIAHTNRKLSQIETVFLLTAARTSFISSSIVRDVIRNHGDYTVLVPESVRV
- the glmS gene encoding glutamine--fructose-6-phosphate transaminase (isomerizing); translation: MCGIVGYLGKRAAFPIVIDGLKRLEYRGYDSAGFILNAESFYGEKTKGKVSDLVAKAGENVPTYGCGMGHTRWATHGVPNDINSHPHRSNSGKIAIVHNGIIENYESIKQNLIKEGFVFHSDTDTEVLVNFIEYFKEKENVNLETAVRYALNEVVGAFAIAVMEESKPEEIVVARLGSPLVIGVGDGEFFVASDASPFIEYTQNAVYLEDGEMATIHLNKPLKVIKIGSNEQVSPFVQQLKLNLEAIEKGGYDHFMLKEIYEQPKSIQDTMRGRLLPNHTTKLSGIDNHLETFLNAKRIVIVACGTSWHAGLVGEYLLEEYARIPVEVEYASEFRYRNPIINKGDIVIAISQSGETADTLAALKLAKEKGAFIYGICNVVGSSIARITHSGTYTHAGPEIGVASTKAFTTQLTVLTLIALHLGHKKGTLSTETYHRLCKELERVPQLLETTIKTVDHKIAEIAESYKTATNCLYLGRGFNFPTALEGALKLKEISYIHAEGYPAAEMKHGPIALIDENMPVIFIAPSKGHYDKVVSNAQEIKARKGKIIAVVTEGDTQMAGLANHVIEIPEISEALTPILASVPLQLLSYYIAIKRGCNVDQPRNLAKSVTVE
- a CDS encoding DUF6567 family protein produces the protein MKKIVLFSVLALLLASCGVTRELSHNVNNHTTQVVLAKNNFKVVEHVKGEASNQYFLLIIGGGRRALVEKARAKMLQNANLVGSSRAVINETVESHWIFIGVGIQYTVSVSADVIEFTE
- a CDS encoding AMP-dependent synthetase/ligase produces the protein MNTVNRLFDIPYYQQSKHPLEVAFATKYNGEWAKTSTAEYIQKANTVSRGLLRLGIEKNDKIAVISSTNRTEWHVLDIGILQVGAQNVPIYPTINLEDFEYILNHSECKYCVVSDKELWEKISSIQDKLPHLKTIFTFNDVPYAHHWQEILDLGADEGNQAEVEARKDSIQKDDLATIIYTSGTTSRPKGVMLSHWNIISNILNCQDRLPITEGSTALSFLPVCHVFERMLTYLYQYDCLSIYFAESLDKISDNLREVKPHIITVVPRLIEKIYDKIFAKGAELKGIKRKLFFWALNLGFQYEPYGANGAWYQFKLKIARKLIFSKWREALGGRIQMIVSGSAALSPRLAKVFSAAGLKIMEGYGLTETAPVIAVNRESGRFWKIGTVGKPIVNIEVKIAEDGEILVKGENVMLGYYKDPEQTDQNITDGFFHTGDIGELDADGFLKITDRKKEIFKTSGGKYVSPQLIENQLKLSRFIENAMVVGEGEKMPAAIIQLNFPFVKEWARRHKVKLGKTNEEIIQNQAVHDRIAKEVEKVNNHLGKWEQVKLFDFTPDEWTIDGGHLTPTLKLKRRVIKEKYIDIYNKFYNK
- a CDS encoding bifunctional riboflavin kinase/FAD synthetase: MREITDITTFSTQQPTVLTIGTFDGVHLGHQKIIERVVATARQEGLLATIFTFFPHPRMVVQHDKSLKLIHTLEEKKQLLQRLGVDLLVVQPFNEAFAQLTAEEFVSTILVQHLNVKKVIIGYDHRFGRNRTANISDMRLFGEKYGFAVEEISVQEVDEVSVSSTKIREALNKGDVITAEHYLGTPYSLTGTVVHGLKLGRTLGYPTANIQVTEDYKLIPKDGVYAVYSYIDERKVYGMMSIGKNPTIEGKGASIEVYFFDFNGDLYDRELTIYFVKYLREERKFSSVALLKKQLQDDETTARKAIAL